ACGTGGCCAGGCATGGAGTCTGCCTGTATCGAAAAGCCAAAGGATTGGGAAGAATCCTCTATCCATGGGTGCTAGTAACCGCGGGGGTATCGGCAGCGTTTGCCACGCACCGTAGAATGAACACCCAAGTCCTGTGGGCTCGCATTGTTCTTTATTCCGGCCTGGGAGGACTTCTTTTTTACTGGAGTTTTCTTGAAGACTTCGGGTTCTCAAGTCGGGCCATCCAGCTTGGGGTCTCGGCTATGAGGCAAGGCAGCGAAAAGGAAAGCTCCACCTTTTCCAGTCCTTACGAGCTTTGGAGTGATTGGCTTCGCAACGGTCCTGGTGGATTGCATCGCGATTCGCCGCAGTACCTGCGTTGGATTCTTTTCTCGTCTGCCTTGGGCGCTTCCTCGGCGCCTGCCACCCTAGAGGAGGCAAAGAAAGAGGTTTCTGGTTCCCTTGAGGCATTATCGAAGGCTCAGCTTGGTGGCTCTGCAGAACACCATGTCGTAGGGATGGTGTTAGCGCAGGTAATTCGGCGGGGTTCCCATGGGCTTTTATGGTTGGCCACAAGCCTCTACCTCTTTGCGAAAGGTCTTCTCGCATTCCTAGACTTCTTTTACCAGGGGGCTCTCGGGCTAGCGTGGCACGGCTGGTTAGCATTAGGATGCGTGCTTTTGCCTTCGGTGCTTTGGGTAAAAACCCACAAACCCCTTGTCAGCTGGATTGAAGGCATCCTTTTTCTCTCTGCCTTGCCTTTTCTTTACGGGCTGTGGGGAGCGATTGGATTTGAGCTTTTTACCCAAGCCTACGCGCTGGCGTTAGAACGACCTGAAGCTCTTTGGCACAAGACGTGGCACTGGCTGCGAGCGTACGAAGGAGAAATTTCGTGGAAAAGGGACTTTTGGGCTCTTTTAGCAGACGTTTCTCCCCATCTTTATACCATCCTTTCGACGGTTTGGTACGCAGCCACGGCTTTGATGTTGCAGTTGGGAGCGCTTTTGGTTTTGGCCCTCTTTCTTGTTGCAGCTGTGGTTTGGGAACTGGTTGTGCCCTTTTTAACCTGGGCAGTTTGCCGTAAGTTTTTGGCCCACATGCTCCCTTGGTGGGAGGGACGAACAGTGGAAGGGGGTCTTCCAAATCCTCGGCTGCCCAGCCCTTTCGGAGAGAAAAGAGCCCCGGTTTTCTCCTCGCAATCGACGCAAAGCAGCTCCAGTCGGCAAAGCCGGGCGTGTTCCTTACCGGCCCACGAATCTCGTTCAAATTCGGACGTCCCGTGAAAAAAGACTGGCGGCGGCTTCTTCTACGACCGAACAACCACCTTTAGAAAGCTGCTCCTCCTAAAAAACGATTGGGTGCGACGCATGTAGACTCGACATTCAAACGGCAGGTCAGCCTCCGAACTGGTTCTCACCTCATAAGAAAAGTGAGATGAAAACCAAACCCGTTTCGGAAAAAATCAGCCTGTACGCGATCGCAGGGACTTTGGTTCTATCCTCCTTGAGCTCTCCGGTCTTGGGGGCCGAATCCGAAACAAGCGCACCAGTGCGTACGGAGGGACACCCCAAGGACCGGCCCGTCACACCATCGGCCTCTACTAAAGCCTCCACCAAGCCTTTATCCAAGAAGGAGCCTTTTTCCTCGACCCGGAACTCTCAAGTTAGCGTTTCTTCGGAAGAAGGATCAACAATTCGCGATGGGAACGAGTGTGCTAACACTGCTTTGACCCGTGACCAGGCTTCCTCTCCGTCCGGAAGAGATGCTCAGGGACTTCCGAACGGACCCATCGTAGTGGATTTCCGAACTCGGGAATTTCTGGAGCTTAAACGAATTGCCCGAGAGCTAGGAGGAAACCTTATCATTACGATCGAAACTCGAGGCATTGCGCCCGCAGACCTTATCATACCCTTGAAAAATTCGGGCCTTTTTGACGTGACAACCCAAGACGGCCGTGTGTTTGTGGTCACTTCCAACGTGGAAGCCCAAAAACGGCGTTTGGAGGAAGAGATCGAAGCGCTGAGCCGCCGGCAAGCAGCGCTTCTCCAAAATATCGGCGTGCTCGAAAAGTTCCGCGAAGGACACTCCCCTTCCGATGGGAAGCCGGAGAACATAACCCCGGCTGCCACAGGATCGGATAGCCCAGCTCCCAGGGAAGCCATCCCGTCGGAGTCTTCCGCTACAGAGGAACCTCTGGCCAAGGCTGCTCCGTAAGCAAACAAAGGTGTGTCCGTGGGAATGGGTCGGTTTTTTTCCTGTCATGCGTGTGCGGCAAGAAGGTTTCTTTTGTTTCGACTTGGTCAGTGTTAGCCGTTATGGGTGGGCAATCTCGTTGCTTGGGCTTCTCCATGCCGGCTGGCTCCAAGCAGTGGAGTTCCCTGATATTTTCGAACTGTTCGGTAATGGCCGCAGAACGCCCTTTCTGAGCCCAGCACCTTCTGAGGGTTCTTCTACGGAGAAGCAGAGATTATCGAACCCGCTGGAACTTGCGGTTTCCAAGCCTCCCTTGAGTGGGGCGTACAGCCAGTTACTCCCGTTTTTTCGCGCTCCCGTGCTTAGAACACCGAAAGCTCTTTGGGTGCTCTCTTGGATTGAAGCCGACGGACATCGATCCGCCCCTATCCCTTGGTGGGTTGACCGGCAGGGCAACGGACACGCTCTGCTGGAGGCAGTTCTCCCGATTGGGGAGGAAACCCTTCCTGAAAGAAAACCGCTGTGCCTCAAATTTTCCCAAATCCTTAGCGTCTATTTGACTCGGTCTGGAGAGCTTTATCCGGTTGCATCGCAAGTCTGGCTTTCCATTCCTCGTAAGGAAGGTGAACCGGAAGTCTTTGCCAGTGGCGTTGGTGCATGGAAAGCGCATAGCCCTCTTTTTGTGCGAAGAGTTGTCTACCAGCCATATCGACAAGCCGTCGAACGGCTCGTAGCTCTCGCCCACGACCGCCTCTGCCCAGAAGCTTGTGACGAACTTTTGCACAAGCAGTGGCCGGACGTTCTCCTGGAGGAAAGACCGTTAGGCAATGCACCCCTGGAACCCAAGACGCCGTCTAGGGAAAAGGTCTGGGCACTTGCCCCTCTAACGCGTCCCGTTACCCCTGTTGGAGATCCACCCTGATCCGACTAAGAACCCCTACCACTTGCGAATCCCGGTCAATCCGACTGGGAAAACCGCAAGAGAAAAGTACCTCTGAACCGATCTCTCCAAGGGAACGAGGGAGTTGCTTTGGACCCAATCGAAGTGCCGCGGATTTCCTTTCTCCCCGAACGAGCGGAAAAGGTAGAAGCATCCCTCTGACTTCTATGGTTTCATCCTCCTCATGTGATCCGTTTCCCTTTCCTTGGCTGTGTGGATCCTTTTTAAAAAAAACAAGTTGTGTCCCCCCCGACAAAGGCTCTTAGCCAAACCCCACCTTGGTTCCAACCAATCCTTGGGCTATCAGGATCTTACCTTCATGCCGAATCTTGCCATAGACCTTAGCCTATGGATCGAGCGAGGGCGTGCATAGCTCCGAAGGCGTCTTTGAAAAAGCACCAATATCAGCCCTGCTGACCACGGCAGGCACCCAAATGTTACTGGAGCCCCTGTCTCTAGAGACCATCCCTCGTGCCACAAGCGCCGCAGCAACGATGCCGTCACTTCCGGCCACTCCTCCCAAGACGGTCACTGTGTTCGCGACGGGAAGGGGTTTGCCGATTGCTGCGACGTCCACAAGATTTCCTAGGGATCTTGCACTTTCGCTAGGAGCAGGACGGGTAGCCGGACTCTACCCAAGACCTGCGTGCACTCCACATTCCCACATCGACCCAGCAGCGTGAGCGTGAACGATCCGGAAGCGTTGTATCCCGAAATTCAATCCGGTTGGCAGGCAAGAGACGTGGACAGCAAAAATTGACCAAGGTTGGACAGAGTTCGCCTACTTCTTCCTAAGGATAGACAGCCCAAAAGGGGTTGTTTCCGCTTCACGGCGTTGCGCTGCCGAAGCTTCGTTCCCCCTTTCATGCGCACCGGTGCGTATGCTCGACATGTCGCCTTTCAAAGGGACACGTGGCGAACGCAACAGGTGCCCTAGGGCTCCTTTCCTCTGGACATTGCAAAGCCGACGCCGTGTTAACTTTTTCAGGTGTCTCTTAGTCGCTTGGTCGTCCAAGCAAAGTGTATCGCAGGGCAAGAGGACGCACTGGGAAGCATTCTCAATCGCATCGACCCCAGCACGATTTTCAAGACCTCCCTATTACTAACGGTATGAAGACATATACGCACGTTTCCGTTTTTTGGAGGATGGCCCTGTTTGCAGGGATTTGTGCTTTGGTGTTGGTAGCTGGCGACCTTAGCGCCCAGGTGGCAGGAGGGACGAATGTCGCTCCCCCAGAGTCAGGAGACAGCGGCCAGGTGATCTTCAACGTCCGGAACCTTGTCACCGACTGGGCGTTCCAGATTGCCATTGTGATGCTCGTGTTCGGCGCGATCATGTGGTTTTTCAACCGGCCAGCTTTCACCATCGGTGCGCTGGTGGCAGCTGCGATCATCTATGGAGGTCCCCACTTAGCACAGGCCCTTAAATCGGTGGCCAGATAATGATAAATCCCCGCTAGAAAGGCTCTCCTTAGCCAAGAGGGGGGTCTTTCTCTCTTTGGCCCAGACTTAACAAAACTTTCTACCAATGTATCCCGCACCGCTGCCATCACCCTATTATCGAGGAGGCTTTTCTCCTGGGCCTTCCTCGCCCTTGGTGGCTTCATGGCCACCGGAAAAGACCCACTCTGCAAAGGAGCTTCCTGCCACCAAGTCCGTCGTTTTAGCCAACGAGAAGGACACCTTCCTTGGTTTGGAAGGACCTTCCATCTTCCTCCCAACGTTTTGTTTCCTCATTTGGCATAAATTTACGGGCAATTTCTTCGCCAGCTGCGTAGTTTTTCTTTTAGTTTACTTCTTTTTGCGAATTTACCTGCGCGACAAGCCCAAGTACTTTCTCCGCTTCATACTGGACTGGTACCAGCTCCCCAAACATTACGAACATCGTTTTCATCACCCAGAAGAACCCTTTCGTCCGGAGTGCATTTTCGTTTGATGGTTTTTGTTTATGGAAGGCAAAGTAACACAGTTTCCCAAACTCTTTGGAAATCTCCGCCGACTGTTTCTAAAAAACCAAAGTTTTACCGCGAAGGGCGCGCCCGTGTACGTTGATTGGGCGGATGCTTGCCCGTACTGCGGCGTGTACGACCGCTATGTGGTCGACAAATTTGGGGCCGTTCATGCGATGTATCGTACGTTTTTCCCCCAGTCCGACATCGCCACCGTCGAGCGCTTAATCGATCTTCAAAACCAGTTGCGTCTCATCTTATTGCAACTTCCGCCCGATATTGTTCAAACCCAGCATCTCTTTACGTGCAACGGGGATTACGGACCTCTTTTAAGCGAGTTTGCCAAAATCCCAACGCACCCGCGCCTGGCGGGGTTGCGACGCCGAAAGGTTCACCGTCTTTGGAACCGGATGCTACAGCGAGGCCTTGTTCGCATCGAAACTCACTCGGTTGTCTCGGCCCTCCCTGCTGTAAGCCAAAGGAAAAGCGAGTGGCAAGAACGGGTGCACGGAGGAAGCACCGCAGCCATCGAAAGACGAAGGATCACAAGGGATGAGTTTGACGCAGCCGCGGCAACTCTTTCGGCCGCAGAACAGGTTTTGATGGATGTTTTTCGGCGTGCGGGAGCCCGTTTATTACCCATGGGGCCTGAGGAATTGGCTGATTACTTCTTTCGGCTATGGAATCCGGGTCTAGCCGTCGAAGGAGGAATGCGTGTCCAGTACGATTATCACCGGATGCCGTTTGTAGATGCCTGGATGGTTCAAGAGGTCAATCTCACTCGGGACGTTCTTCAGATTGGGGATTACTATCATTCCGTAGTCTCTTTGGTTGGGCTTCCTCTAGAGACACGTCCTCGAGATATCGAACGTCTCACAGTCAACCTGCCATTCCGGGACGTCCGTGTCACCCTGACCGTTCGTAGAACCGATAAGCTCCAGCGGATGGAACGACTTCGCCATCGGATCGATGCTGCGGACCAACGGATGAAGCTGGGGTTAAACGCGATTGAAATGTTTTATAAACCTCATGACGACCGAAGAGAATCGGGGGTTCATAATATCGAAGCTTGGATGCAGATCGAAGAAGCGCAATCTTTGTTGCGCGATCTCCGGTCGGGTGAAGATGAATTGGTAGAAATCCAACTGACGGTCCATCTTTGGCACAAGGATCCAGAAGAAGTCCGGCGTCGTCAGAAGCTATTGCTCAACCGTTTTGGAGATCTTGCGCGCGCTCGTGGTTGGGTAGAACGAACCGGGCTCCTTCCGGTTCTCCTTTCCGATATGCCCTGCGTCTATGCGCCCCTGACACGCCCCTTCTTCGTGCGCTGCCGCATGGCGGCAGACCTCATGCCCATCTGCCGAGGTCTTGAAAGCGAGGAACGTCCTGTTTTCCTTTTTGGGAACACCACTGGAGGACTTGTGGGTTTGGATCTCGAAGACAAGCGCAACGAAGGTGCATCGATGCTTTATATTAGCGGTGTCAAGGGTTCGGGAAAAAGTGCGCTTGCCCAGC
This Candidatus Methylacidithermus pantelleriae DNA region includes the following protein-coding sequences:
- a CDS encoding VirB4 family type IV secretion system protein, yielding MYVDWADACPYCGVYDRYVVDKFGAVHAMYRTFFPQSDIATVERLIDLQNQLRLILLQLPPDIVQTQHLFTCNGDYGPLLSEFAKIPTHPRLAGLRRRKVHRLWNRMLQRGLVRIETHSVVSALPAVSQRKSEWQERVHGGSTAAIERRRITRDEFDAAAATLSAAEQVLMDVFRRAGARLLPMGPEELADYFFRLWNPGLAVEGGMRVQYDYHRMPFVDAWMVQEVNLTRDVLQIGDYYHSVVSLVGLPLETRPRDIERLTVNLPFRDVRVTLTVRRTDKLQRMERLRHRIDAADQRMKLGLNAIEMFYKPHDDRRESGVHNIEAWMQIEEAQSLLRDLRSGEDELVEIQLTVHLWHKDPEEVRRRQKLLLNRFGDLARARGWVERTGLLPVLLSDMPCVYAPLTRPFFVRCRMAADLMPICRGLESEERPVFLFGNTTGGLVGLDLEDKRNEGASMLYISGVKGSGKSALAQLILLRAITPESVVIIIDKGTSYDRLVQWLGGATVRLDSKHPICFNPFEVYVQRKEVESLVEPTASELSRVVQCLEILAVGKNDQPLTTAERNIIETVARQTFSNAVKARAKLVTLDDFCKQLSYRTDGSSLLERLKPFVDGRYRQWFNGATQLHLKSKIVHFDFEHVSRDEGLARVLIPIATLFVSDLIYTYPNVFKILVFGEMWQHVNNEYTANLIIDAFKTYRKKRCAVIGESQAILDLADNPKVAKAVIQNVDTWLMLPQGSEAHVEFAVRELELTEGQRDCLLNLKQRSRVHPHGAVEMWREAFYLRGRGMDRLSGIVRVEMEPEEYWITTTTPQDQPVWQAALDAFGGHMGKAVEFLARRYPTGVLAEHDVSMLQREVNGVQESAPKPSLPSESTPELRSSLFAEGKEARW